GATGCCCTCACTATTTGAAGGACAGACACAAATAAAACAATACGGCCGCGTACTGGCAGAAGGGCAATACGACAGCGGTGCCCGCACTGGCGTTTGGACATATTACGATGCCGTGGGCAACGTGCGCGGGCAGGGCACATACAAAAATGGCGTCATGCAAGACGGACTTGAGATCACATTTTACAGCAACGGACAGAAAAAAACAGAAGGCAACTGGACAAGTGGTGTAAAAGACGGGCACTGGATATCTTATTTTAGAAATGGTGTAAAAAAAGAAGAAGGCAGATATCTGGAGGGAAAGAAAACAGGCGTCTGGCGAGAATGCGATCCGTCCTCCTTTTACGCCATACAAAAAGTATTCGAAAATGGCAAACAAGTCGGCTGGCGAAAATTTGAGTTGGCCCGCCAGGGCAATCCATTTTAAGCACGTATTAAATCGGACCTCCAGGGCTGTGCAAACATCGCACAGCCCTGTTTTTTTATTAAACCGGCATGCGACGGCCTGAATATTCGCGTCCAATACGCGCGATCTCCTCCCTGCCCCCGGAAACCACGCGCACCCCCTCGTCTATTTTTGCCGCAACCGTCTCGGGACTACCCCCCTCGAGAAAAGCAACGCCGTTTTCTGCACATGCTGCCTTCACGCGATCCCTCACCTCTTGCATTTCGGGAGAAAAAGGCGTTGGACGGTGTAAATATCCCATCGACATACTCAAATCGCCTGGGCCCATTTCGGCAAATCCAATGCCGGGTACCTTGAGAATCTGTTCGATGTTGGATGCGCCGCGCACATTTTCAATCTTGATACCCAACAGCAACTCGCCATCGGGATTCAGCGGATAGGGATCGGCCTTCTGGATGTACTCATCGCGGTTAACACCCCATATCGCTGATGCCGACGATTCGGATCCCACGCCTCGCGTACCTGTACTGAGGCCGTGTCCAACGCCGATTTTGTTAATGGGATAGCGACACGACTCGACAAAAGCGCGTATCGCATCGGGCGATTCCGCCTGACAGAGCAAAATGCCGTGTACACCGCGCGCGAGAATCTGCCGAAATTGCCAGGCATTGTAGCGCACAATATTTTCCGACGCGCCCTCCACCGGAGCTTCGACAATAACAGCGGGCGTCCTGTGTCCACTATTTGTAGGTCCCCCGCTAATCAGACCGCGCATATAGTCGTCGAGGCCCCCCAGATTAAAAGCCCCGTGTTCCATACCCACATTGATATAATCCGCCCAGGTACTGGCATCATTCTGACCCTGTTCAAACGTAAGCACATGCCCTGTATGCGCGCCCATGTAATAGACAGGTTGATCTTGTGAAAGCAACTCAACTGCGCGATTGACGCGATTGCCCATGAAAGTCTCCTCCTAAATATAGTTACGTGATTATGTTTAGACTTCAGCATGAAATATCTATTAAAACAAAATCGCAAGTCTTTTCTGTAACGGTGAAATTTTTAAAAAACTGCGGTTGCTTTTGCAGCGAAATGTTGTATATTATCCGTAAGTAAGTAAATGGTTACTTAGCAAAATCAGTCTCAGCCGCTGATGGACGCACTCTGAGATTCGCGTCTCATTACCTTACTTCAACCTTCAATTTTTGCCCTTTTGAGGCCCGCTTATGAAACTCTCGGAATACGCGATCAAAAAACCCATTACTGCTGTAATGGTAGCACTCAGTCTCATAGTCATGGGATTTATTTCCCTCTTCAGATTGCCGCTCGAATACGCGCCCGACTTGCAGTATCCCAGAATGTATGTGAGCTATACATATCCCTCGTCATCGCCCGAAGAGATCCAAAAGAAAATCACCAAGCCAATCGAAGAGATGCTCGGCACGATTCCCGGCGTTGAATCACTTCGCGCGCGATCCTATGACAGTCGGGGTTATGTGTTCATGGAATTTGACTACGGGACCGACATGGATCTCAAATCTATTCAGGTAAGGGATCGCATAGATCAGGTTCGCGGCAGACTACCCGAAGACCTCGAACGCATTGAGATGCGCAGATGGGACTCGGCAGATTGGGAAATTCTGGACTACAACATGATCTGGCTAGGCGATGATCAATCTGAACTCGCCACAGTGTATAAAAACACGATCTTACCTCGTCTGCAGCGCATCCCCGGGGTGGGCAATGTCGAAATGGAAGGCGCCGACGAAAGAATACTCAGAGTCGATGTCGATAAAAATCGCATGCACGCCCATGGCCTGGACATTCGCACCCTCAACAGAACAATTCGCTCCAACAATATCAACATTTCTGGCGGTTACGTCACCGAAGGCGACAAACGCCTCGCTGTTCGGGCAGTGGGCGAATTTGACGAAGTGGATCAAATACGCGATCTCACGCTACCCAATGGTCTGGAAATAAAAGACGTGGCGCAGGTGAGTTACGACTATCCTGAAAAGCGATATTTTGAACGCATGGACGGGCGCGATGTGGTCTCTATGGAAATTCGCAAAACCTCCACGGCCAATCTGGTAGAAACCTGCCGCCTGGTCCGGGCAGAGTTAGACGCCCTTCAAGATGAAATTGGGCGAGACAAATTGCGATTGCACTTGCGCCGAGACCAATCAGAAGCAGTGGTAAAGGGCATCGCCAGCCTGGGGCAATCCGCCATGTTGGGAGGCATGCTGGCTAT
This region of Gemmatimonadota bacterium genomic DNA includes:
- a CDS encoding aldolase/citrate lyase family protein — encoded protein: MGNRVNRAVELLSQDQPVYYMGAHTGHVLTFEQGQNDASTWADYINVGMEHGAFNLGGLDDYMRGLISGGPTNSGHRTPAVIVEAPVEGASENIVRYNAWQFRQILARGVHGILLCQAESPDAIRAFVESCRYPINKIGVGHGLSTGTRGVGSESSASAIWGVNRDEYIQKADPYPLNPDGELLLGIKIENVRGASNIEQILKVPGIGFAEMGPGDLSMSMGYLHRPTPFSPEMQEVRDRVKAACAENGVAFLEGGSPETVAAKIDEGVRVVSGGREEIARIGREYSGRRMPV
- a CDS encoding efflux RND transporter permease subunit, translating into MKLSEYAIKKPITAVMVALSLIVMGFISLFRLPLEYAPDLQYPRMYVSYTYPSSSPEEIQKKITKPIEEMLGTIPGVESLRARSYDSRGYVFMEFDYGTDMDLKSIQVRDRIDQVRGRLPEDLERIEMRRWDSADWEILDYNMIWLGDDQSELATVYKNTILPRLQRIPGVGNVEMEGADERILRVDVDKNRMHAHGLDIRTLNRTIRSNNINISGGYVTEGDKRLAVRAVGEFDEVDQIRDLTLPNGLEIKDVAQVSYDYPEKRYFERMDGRDVVSMEIRKTSTANLVETCRLVRAELDALQDEIGRDKLRLHLRRDQSEAVVKGIASLGQSAMLGGMLAIGIIFVFLRNFRSTLIVGSAIPISVLCVFMIMYLMRQVFGSTITLNMISMMGLMVAIGMLVDPAVVA